In a genomic window of Kluyveromyces marxianus DMKU3-1042 DNA, complete genome, chromosome 7:
- the ATG9 gene encoding autophagy protein ATG9, translated as MVDNQDNVNEPPKNTFLSRVFGVHSSAVENSIDGAEMSHISIHNSQEFNHFVENEHHERLIESDQESSTNEEESNDEEPLIKQPQSIRFQEVPNGIAITHPFSESEDDEGEIEGRDPEFFSDQDLGSSISKHGQGSSSEDESEQAPTGDDAGPIGFERNSPIVENTRLGFHSPYDANSKANLKGPYLGHSKVFDRIFANKPAGMSRNRRHDDLEESFLFRKPSVADPRSTKTPAPFNLKPPPIFQNVPNLTSVNKNSLSTLSPKERALWKWANVENLDTFLQQVYDYFLGNGFYCIIVDKVVQLATILFVVFISTYMGHCIDYSRLSSSHSFKEVHIEQCYKTQISPTAKVLLWIFYAFIGLKILQLYFDVKALKDVQNFYNYLLGISDKDLPTIPWQSVVQQLVLLKDQNAITANATEVKAKNRLSAHDVANRIMRKENFVIALYDNNILDLSLPIPLFRTCALTKSLEWNINLCILGFAFNERGYLKQAFLRESQREYLSEELKKRFVLAGFLNIILSPFLVTYFILLNFFRYFNEYKTTPGSIGSRQYTPIAEWRFREYNELYHIFEKRKKLSMVIADDYISQFPNTLMSSLLSFVQFVSGSFVAILGILTVFDPDNFLNFEITSDRTVLFYMTLFGSIWAICHGAINEEYTAFSPEETLRELISFTHYSPKSWEGKYHTEDIKEEFCKLYNLRIILLLKELVSIILTPFILWFSLPKNSDRIIDFFRECTVYEEGLGYVCKYAMFDGAKVNKGLNAKTQASKMFSQTDNDDESDSDNDIGVNKMLQSYMYFVDDYKKAENALGKNQLISPKEGSFGYPRDYSWKTQFALGKKINKRSGEGPSQRRNLEHGSANPDVGSLNASFINKSSLYKDDFTENTDEMKKGNGVMGLLNQYYKKYDNKR; from the coding sequence ATGGTGGATAATCAAGATAATGTGAATGAGCCTCCTAAGAATACATTTTTATCACGAGTGTTTGGGGTACATTCCTCAGCTGTGGAGAACTCTATAGACGGCGCTGAAATGAGCCACATTTCAATACACAATAGCCAAGAATTCAATCATTTTGTGGAAAATGAGCACCATGAACGATTAATAGAGTCAGATCAAGAATCTTCCAccaatgaagaagaaagtaaTGATGAGGAACCACTTATAAAACAGCCACAATCAATACGTTTCCAGGAAGTACCGAATGGAATTGCTATAACTCACCCTTTTTCTGAATCGGAAGACGATGAAGGTGAGATAGAAGGGAGAGATCCAGAATTCTTTAGTGACCAAGACTTAGGAAGCTCTATTTCAAAACATGGCCAAGGTTCCAGCAGTGAGGATGAAAGTGAACAAGCTCCAACTGGAGATGATGCTGGTCCTATTGGCTTCGAGAGAAATTCGCCCATTGTAGAAAATACTAGGCTTGGGTTTCACTCACCTTATGATGCCAACAGTAAGGCGAACTTGAAAGGGCCTTATCTTGGCCATTCTAAAGTATTTGATAGAATATTTGCTAATAAACCAGCTGGTATGTCCCGAAATAGGCGACATGATGATTTGGAGGagagttttcttttccgCAAACCCTCAGTGGCTGATCCAAGGTCTACAAAGACACCAGCACCTTTTAATTTAAAACCCCCTCCAATCTTTCAGAACGTACCAAATCTAACTTCTGTCAATAAAAATAGTCTAAGCACTCTTAGCCCAAAAGAACGTGCACTTTGGAAGTGGGCAAATGTGGAAAATTTGGACACATTTTTACAACAAGTATATGATTATTTCTTGGGAAATGGGTTCTACTGTATCATTGTCGATAAGGTTGTCCAACTAGCAACCATTTTATTTGTTGTCTTTATATCAACTTATATGGGTCATTGTATTGACTACTCAAGACTTTCATCTTCTCATAGCTTTAAGGAGGTACATATCGAACAGTGCTACAAGACTCAAATATCACCAACTGCCAAGGTACTATTATGGATTTTTTATGCATTCATTGGGCTAAAGATATTACAACTATATTTTGATGTGAAAGCGTTAAAGGATGTCCAAAACTTCTACAACTATCTCTTGGGAATATCGGATAAGGATTTACCAACAATTCCTTGGCAAAGTGTTGTTCAACAATTGGTGCTTTTAAAGGACCAAAATGCGATAACGGCAAATGCTACAGAAGTAAAAGCTAAAAACAGACTCAGTGCCCACGATGTTGCTAATAGGATTATGCGGAAAGAGAATTTTGTTATAGCTCTCTACGACAATAATATTCTTGATCTCTCTTTACCAATACCCCTCTTTAGAACGTGTGCACTAACAAAATCGTTAGAGTGGAATATCAACCTTTGCATTTTAGGTTTTGCCTTTAATGAAAGAGGATACCTTAAGCAAGCATTTTTGAGGGAAAGCCAAAGAGAATATCTTAGtgaagaattaaagaaaagatttgTTTTAGCAGGTTTCTTGAACATTATTTTATCACCATTCCTAGTGacatattttattctattgAACTTTTTCAGGTACTTCAATGAATATAAAACAACTCCTGGCTCCATTGGTTCTAGACAATATACTCCTATCGCGGAATGGAGGTTTAGGGAGTACAACGAGCTTTACCATATTTTtgagaaaaggaagaagttaAGCATGGTCATAGCTGACGATTACATTAGTCAGTTTCCAAACACATTGATGAGCTCATTATTAAGTTTTGTCCAGTTTGTGTCAGGATCCTTTGTGGCAATTTTAGGTATACTGACAGTATTTGATCCAGATAACTTTCTTAATTTTGAGATTACCTCCGATAGAACGGTATTGTTTTATATGACTTTATTTGGTTCGATATGGGCTATATGCCACGGAGCAATAAATGAAGAATACACTGCATTTAGTCCAGAGGAAACTCTGAGAGAACTAATATCTTTCACACACTATTCACCTAAATCATGGGAAGGAAAATACCATACAGAAGATATAAAAGAGGAATTTTGCAAGCTATACAACCTAAGAATTATATTATTGCTCAAGGAATTGGttagtattattttaacaccttttattttatgGTTTTCTCTACCAAAAAATTCAGACAGAATTATAGACTTCTTCAGAGAGTGTACTGTATATGAGGAAGGCTTAGGTTATGTTTGCAAATATGCTATGTTTGACGGAGCTAAAGTGAACAAAGGTTTAAATGCTAAAACCCAAGCGTCTAAAATGTTTTCCCAAACGgacaatgatgatgaaagtGACAGCGATAATGACATTGGTGTGAATAAAATGCTCCAATCTTATATGTACTTTGTTGACGATTATAAGAAGGCTGAAAATGCTTTGGGAAAGAATCAATTGATATCTCCCAAGGAAGGTTCCTTTGGATACCCAAGAGATTATTCTTGGAAAACGCAGTTCGCCTTAGGtaaaaaaattaacaaAAGGTCAGGGGAAGGTCCGTcccaaagaagaaacctAGAACACGGCAGTGCTAATCCTGATGTGGGCTCCTTAAACGCTTCATTCATCAACAAATCTAGTCTATACAAAGACGATTTCACTGAAAATAcagatgaaatgaaaaagggAAATGGTGTCATGGGCCTTTTAAATCAATATTACAAAAAGTATGATAATAAAAGATGA
- the ATG38 gene encoding Atg38p: MTSELNNVFECIEDAESFIKSNKVVVAIQEYRKAIKQLDYINETEDLPENVQYAVTLLHDDILLRVKELGVLQEVQSNSESSESGSNSSISRFVSDGSLYPNGNSVLISDPLLLSITSKLENNVMRLINASEDPGSVSKTEIMQQFSQFKRELTVYEQKKSKDYEGKMEQVIKENKKLSNQVNRLKERWDSLVESAKQKRNQQHV; encoded by the exons ATGACTAGTGAGCTCAATAAC GTATTCGAGTGCATTGAGGATGCAGAGTCATTTATCAAGAGTAATAAGGTGGTGGTTGCAATTCAGGAGTATCGTAAGGCGATAAAACAACTAGATTATATCAATGAAACTGAGGATTTACCTGAAAACGTTCAATATGCAGTAACGCTTTTGCatgatgatattcttcttcggGTAAAGGAGCTTGGAGTTTTACAAGAAGTACAGTCCAATTCCGAGAGTTCAGAGAGTGGGAGTAACTCGAGTATTAGTAGGTTTGTTTCCGATGGAAGTTTGTACCCTAATGGGAACAGTGTGTTAATATCCGATccgttattattatcaataaCGAGCAAACTTGAGAACAATGTCATGCGTCTAATAAACGCATCAGAAGATCCTGGTAGTGTCAGTAAAACAGAAATCATGCAACAGTTCTCCCaattcaaaagagaattgaCCGTTTACGAACAGAAAAAATCCAAGGATTATGAGGGAAAGATGGAACAGGTTATTAAGGAAAATAAGAAACTATCAAACCAAGTAAACAGACTCAAGGAGAGATGGGACAGTTTGGTGGAGAGTGCCAAACAAAAGAGGAATCAACAGCATGTGTAA
- the RPN5 gene encoding proteasome regulatory particle lid subunit RPN5 has product MSRDAPLKAEKDYTEILDAEFPKIEILAKNDYSAALDQLLSLEKKTRQSSDLVSSKRVLAKIVDVLVKENQWDLLNEQLVLLSKKHGQLKLSIQYMIQTVMEHLKDVTDKEIKIKVIETIRVVTENKIFVEVERARATRDLVNIRRAEDKIDEAADLLCELQVETYGSMEMYEKIEFILEQIELSILKGDYSQATVLSRKILKKTFKNEKYESLKLEYYNLLVKIGLHKKSYLEVAQYYQEIYNSASVKEDEIQWKAVLSRIVYFLILSPYDNLQSDLIHKIQLDNNLKKLPSQESLVKLFTTAELMRWPIVQDTYKDVLNKDGIAFGSNEDHWEDLHKRIIEHNLRVISKYYTQITLPRLKELLDLDEAKTESFISNLVNQGVIYAKINRPAKIVSFGKPNNSSDLLNEWSANVDQLLEHIETIGHLITKEEIMHGLKAK; this is encoded by the coding sequence ATGTCTAGAGACGCACCATTGAAGGCGGAAAAGGATTATACGGAGATTTTGGATGCCgaatttccaaaaattgaGATTCTAGCGAAGAATGACTATTCAGCAGCTCTAGACCAATTGTTGagtttggaaaagaagactAGACAGTCTTCGGATTTGGTTTCGTCCAAGAGGGTGCTTGCTAAGATAGTGGATGTTTTGGTGAAGGAAAACCAATGGGATCTACTTAACGAACAACTTGTTCTACTCTCTAAGAAGCACGGACAATTGAAATTGTCGATCCAGTATATGATACAAACTGTTATGGAGCATTTGAAAGATGTTACGGATAAGGAGATAAAGATCAAGGTCATAGAGACGATAAGAGTTGTGACTGAGAATAAGATTTTTGTGGAAGTTGAAAGAGCTAGAGCTACCAGGGACTTGGTGAACATCAGAAGGGCTGAAGACAAGATTGATGAAGCGGCCGATTTATTGTGCGAGTTGCAAGTGGAGACGTATGGGTCTATGGAAATGTACGAAAAGATCGAATTCATTCTCGAGCAGATTGAATTGAGTATCTTGAAGGGTGATTACTCTCAGGCAACTGTCCTTTCCAGaaaaattttaaagaaGACCTTCAAGAATGAAAAGTATGAATCCTTGAAGTTGGAATACTACAACCTTTTGGTCAAAATTGGCTTGCACAAGAAGTCTTATTTGGAAGTTGCACAATATTACCAAGAAATCTACAACTCTGCCTCTGTCAAGGAAGACGAGATCCAATGGAAAGCTGTACTATCCAGAATTGTATATTTCTTAATCCTTTCCCCATACGATAATTTGCAAAGTGATCTCATTCACAAGATTCAATTGGACAATAACTTAAAGAAGTTGCCCTCTCAAGAATCTTTGGTCAAACTTTTCACTACTGCAGAATTAATGAGATGGCCTATTGTTCAAGATACTTACAAAGATGTTTTGAACAAAGATGGTATTGCGTTTGGATCTAATGAGGACCATTGGGAAGACCTTCATAAGAGAATCATAGAACACAACTTGCGCGTTATCTCGAAATATTACACCCAGATCACTCTCCCTAGACTAAAGGAGTTACTCGATCTAGATGAAGCTAAGACAGAGTCGTTCATTAGTAATTTGGTCAACCAAGGAGTCATATATGCCAAGATAAATAGACCGGCAAAAATCGTTAGTTTCGGCAAACCAAACAACTCAAGTGACCTTCTAAATGAATGGTCCGCTAACGTCGACCAACTATTGGAGCATATTGAAACTATCGGCCATCTAATCACAAAGGAGGAAATAATGCACGGACTTAAGGCTAAATAG
- the NOP14 gene encoding snoRNA-binding rRNA-processing protein NOP14 — translation MGGSQLKNLKAALKANGLTGQTNDKKKSKKKGSRPKDFDKEERQRTIQKIREQFNPFDVKANRNKKIGVTKESATKLAVGKPGVAKQADEEQRRIFYEAKKVKKSGGIQDKRFGERNKNLTAEEIMLERFTKERQRQSSSKRSLFNLEDSDAEDDGATFGESLTHSGKSLALEDDFDAGDLGLQDSDNDIARATKSGKRLLMEEQELGDASVQEPVRKKTKAEVMQEVIAKSKFYKHERQKAQEKLVHDIEDLDDDFEDIMSELRVLPTPKRNAQQTSDVPELAPDYDRKVKELVMEKRAAPADRTKTDEEIKKEYEEKQKELEQKRLDRMNGLFNIDDPDAAGVEDLGEEFWEGSDSEEGEYGEYMKQIHDSDDDVDLRENDKNGKSQKSQLNTKTIPSVPCPQNHEEILEFLEKYPIEEHPVLVKSIIKTYQPKLAEGNKERLGKFAGVLLRHILFLSNEDYSENVDKIAELHNELIAILKALSEKFAIPLSEECRIIINEIQKRFKESQFYGLSPADLVFFSLVGMLFSSSDHYHLIITPCLLLIGEFLEQIRFNTVQKLLFGSLLVRIAIQYQRISKRYIPEITYFLHTSFKMLIPGAKVEGKPESSDKKEVSLSLPKNINWENVDSSLQLHVLFSTDLDTNDSVKSTIFANNLDSLDWCLTNIWKDLSAFPEIISLFVDLLQVAQKSYATYPKINQLLERVEKIMKFQERVPLALQQHKPLAIPSNTPKFEENFNPEKKSYDPDKTRSELNKMKAQLKKERKFTMKEIRKDTRFEARQSIEEKKKEYAEYHSKMARIVNQISTEEGAEKNKYEREKKLRNTKR, via the coding sequence ATGGGAGGGTCtcagttgaagaacttgaaggCCGCATTGAAGGCTAATGGTCTTACGGGCCAAACGAATGATAAGAAGaagtccaagaagaagggcAGTCGTCCAAAGGACTTTGATAAGGAGGAGAGACAGCGGACTATTCAAAAGATTAGAGAGCAGTTCAATCCGTTTGATGTTAAAGCCAATCGTAATAAGAAGATTGGTGTGACAAAAGAGTCTGCGACGAAACTTGCCGTTGGTAAACCTGGTGTTGCTAAGCAGGCGGACGAGGAGCAGCGTCGTATATTTTATGAGGCTaaaaaagtgaagaagagcGGTGGGATTCAGGATAAGCGTTTTGGTGAGCGTAATAAGAATCTAACTGCAGAAGAGATCATGTTGGAACGTTTCACCAAGGAAAGACAACgtcaatcttcttctaaaagGTCACTTTTCAACTTGGAAGATAGTGATGCGGAAGACGATGGAGCTACCTTTGGGGAAAGTTTGACTCACTCTGGTAAATCTTTAGCTTTAGAGGATGATTTCGACGCAGGTGATCTAGGTCTACAGGATTCTGATAACGACATCGCTAGGGCTACGAAGTCAGGAAAGAGATTATTGatggaagaacaagaactaGGCGATGCGTCTGTTCAAGAACCGGTCAGAAAGAAGACCAAAGCGGAAGTTATGCAAGAGGTTATCGCTAAATCGAAGTTCTATAAGCATGAGAGACAAAAGGCTCAGGAAAAGTTGGTTCACgatattgaagatttgGATGATGATTTCGAAGATATTATGTCAGAACTTAGAGTCTTGCCAACTCCAAAACGTAACGCCCAACAGACTTCCGATGTGCCAGAATTAGCACCGGATTATGATAGGAAAGTTAAGGAACTAGTTATGGAAAAGAGGGCTGCTCCTGCGGATAGAACAAAGACAGATgaggaaatcaaaaaagagtatgaagaaaagcaaaAGGAACTAGAACAAAAGAGATTGGACCGTATGAATGGTCTCTTCAATATTGACGATCCAGATGCAGCTGGTGTGGAAGATTTAGGAGAGGAGTTTTGGGAAGGTAGTGACTCTGAAGAAGGTGAATATGGTGAGTATATGAAGCAAATTCATGAttcagatgatgatgtcGACCTCAGagaaaatgataaaaatggaaaatcGCAGAAATCCCAGCTAAATACAAAAACTATACCATCTGTTCCATGCCCTCAAAATCATGAAGAAATCCTTGagtttttggaaaagtACCCCATTGAAGAGCACCCTGTATTAGTCAAAAGCATTATCAAGACATATCAGCCAAAACTAGCAGAGGGtaataaagaaagactAGGAAAATTTGCCGGTGTTCTACTCAGAcatattctctttttatctAACGAAGACTATTCGGAAAATGTCGACAAAATTGCAGAATTGCACAATGAACTAATAGCTATCCTCAAGGCACTTTCAGAGAAATTTGCAATTCCCCTCTCCGAAGAATGCagaattattatcaatGAGATTCAAAAAAGATTTAAGGAATCTCAATTCTATGGTTTATCCCCAGCTGATTtagtattcttttcattgGTTGGAATGTTGTTCTCCTCTTCTGATCATTATCATTTGATCATTACACCTTGCTTGCTTTTGATTGGAGAGTTTTTGGAGCAAATTAGGTTCAACACAGTTCAGAAACTACTCTTCGGTTCCCTACTAGTCAGAATTGCAATTCAGTATCAGAGAATCAGCAAGCGTTATATCCCAGAAATAACATACTTCCTCCATACATCATTCAAAATGTTGATACCTGGTGCAAAGGTGGAAGGGAAGCCAGAAAGTTCTGATAAAAAGGaagtttctctttctctccCTAAGAACATTAACTGGGAAAATGTAGATTCCTCATTACAATTACACGTACTATTTTCAACAGATCTTGATACCAACGATTCAGTCAAAAGCACTATTTTCGCTAATAATTTAGACTCTCTTGATTGGTGCCTAACTAATATTTGGAAGGATTTGTCAGCGTTCCCAGAAATTATATCGTTGTTCGTTGATCTCTTACAAGTGGCTCAAAAATCCTATGCTACTTATCCAAAGATAAACCAATTACTTGAAAGAGTTGAAAAGATAATGAAGTTCCAAGAACGTGTCCCATTGGCATTACAACAACATAAGCCCTTAGCTATTCCTTCTAACACTCCTAAATTCGAAGAAAACTTCAACccagagaagaaatcataTGATCCAGATAAGACTAGAAGTGAATTAAACAAGATGAAGGCGCAATTAAAGAAGGAACGTAAGTTTACTATGAAAGAAATTCGTAAAGATACTAGATTTGAAGCTAGACAAagcattgaagaaaagaagaaagagtatGCTGAATACCACTCCAAGATGGCACGTATCGTCAACCAGATTAGTACTGAAGAAGGTGCtgagaaaaataaatatgaGCGTGAAAAGAAGCTTCGCAATACTAAACGTTAA